From a region of the Neisseria subflava genome:
- a CDS encoding TlpA disulfide reductase family protein: MKALTALLLSATVFTAAPAFAADETAGWQDNKPQSLESLKAPVRVVNLWATWCGPCRKEMPAMSAWYKAQKKGSVDMVGIALDTTDNIGKFLKQTPVSYPIWRYTGANSRNFMKAHGNNVGVLPFTVVEAPKCGYKQTITGEVNEKSLTAAVNLAKTKCK, from the coding sequence ATGAAAGCCTTAACCGCCCTTCTACTGTCCGCCACCGTTTTTACCGCTGCGCCGGCCTTTGCTGCCGATGAAACGGCAGGTTGGCAGGACAACAAACCGCAAAGCCTGGAATCGCTCAAAGCCCCCGTGCGCGTGGTCAACCTTTGGGCAACCTGGTGCGGCCCCTGCCGTAAAGAAATGCCCGCCATGTCCGCATGGTACAAAGCGCAGAAAAAAGGCAGCGTCGATATGGTCGGCATCGCGCTGGATACGACCGACAACATCGGCAAGTTCCTAAAACAAACGCCGGTCAGCTACCCGATTTGGCGTTACACCGGCGCCAACAGCCGCAACTTCATGAAAGCCCACGGCAACAACGTCGGCGTATTGCCCTTCACAGTCGTCGAAGCGCCGAAATGCGGCTACAAACAAACCATCACCGGCGAAGTCAACGAAAAAAGCCTGACCGCCGCCGTGAATTTGGCCAAAACCAAATGTAAATAA
- the arsC gene encoding arsenate reductase (glutaredoxin) (This arsenate reductase requires both glutathione and glutaredoxin to convert arsenate to arsenite, after which the efflux transporter formed by ArsA and ArsB can extrude the arsenite from the cell, providing resistance.) translates to MPSEFTLYHNPRCSKSRAALALLEEKGVAADVVKYLDTAPDLATLQDMFAKLGIESVRGMMRTKDDLYKELGLDNPDLDNAALLQAIAEHPALLERPVLVTPTRAAIGRPLENIAALLG, encoded by the coding sequence ATGCCGTCTGAATTCACACTTTATCACAACCCGCGTTGCAGCAAATCGCGTGCCGCGCTGGCTTTACTCGAAGAAAAAGGCGTTGCCGCCGACGTGGTCAAATATCTGGATACCGCGCCCGATTTGGCGACTTTGCAGGATATGTTTGCCAAACTCGGCATCGAATCGGTGCGCGGCATGATGCGCACGAAAGATGATTTGTACAAAGAATTGGGTTTGGACAACCCCGATTTGGACAATGCCGCCCTGCTTCAGGCAATCGCCGAACACCCCGCCCTGCTCGAGCGTCCCGTTTTGGTAACGCCTACGCGCGCAGCCATCGGCCGTCCGTTGGAAAACATTGCCGCCCTACTCGGCTGA
- a CDS encoding YdcF family protein, producing the protein MISLLKSRNGLRYYLFRGLALSVLLVCGIFLAGTWQIYRTGLQTLPKDAHADAAVVLGAAAWDKRPSPVFRERINHAITLYQSHRVGKIIFTGGTPKKGFMTEAEVGRRYALKQGIPAHNILFENTSRNTYENLRNIVPIMHANGVGSIIVVSDPYHLARAEEMAADLGLSDAQFSATPTTRFDERSKKAKFLMQESYSLFLYRIGKWSDAVWNWISS; encoded by the coding sequence ATGATTTCCCTGCTTAAAAGCCGCAATGGCCTGCGATACTACCTGTTTCGCGGCCTTGCTTTGAGCGTTTTGCTGGTGTGCGGTATTTTTTTGGCCGGCACATGGCAGATTTACCGGACAGGTTTGCAAACCTTGCCGAAGGACGCTCATGCCGATGCGGCGGTGGTATTGGGTGCGGCGGCGTGGGACAAACGCCCGTCGCCGGTATTCCGTGAACGCATCAACCACGCCATCACGCTCTACCAAAGCCATCGGGTTGGCAAAATCATTTTCACCGGCGGTACGCCCAAAAAAGGATTTATGACCGAAGCCGAAGTGGGGCGCCGATACGCGCTCAAGCAGGGTATACCGGCGCACAATATCCTGTTTGAAAACACGTCGCGCAACACTTACGAAAACCTGCGCAATATCGTCCCCATCATGCACGCCAACGGAGTCGGCAGCATTATCGTTGTCAGCGACCCGTATCATTTGGCGCGCGCCGAAGAAATGGCCGCCGATTTAGGCTTGTCAGACGCGCAGTTCTCCGCCACACCGACCACGCGCTTTGATGAGCGCAGCAAGAAAGCCAAGTTCCTGATGCAGGAGAGCTATTCTTTGTTTCTCTACCGTATCGGCAAATGGAGCGATGCGGTTTGGAATTGGATAAGCAGTTGA
- a CDS encoding ABC transporter substrate-binding protein produces the protein MNKRALFAALALLPLFAQAEIKTIKDVLGREVKVDVPVKRAVLAFYYPDYIAVTGADKFKNVIGISREFWEKFNPGSWAMFKQKLPTLQNIADIGNISTGTFSLEKTLALKPDVLILADWQYKAVATHLPRIEAAGIPVVVVDFNAETVARHTRSAEIFGELNGTQARAQKIAAEYARGIADIQKRVARAKQSKPKIYIEFGDKGPSEYSYTFGKDMWGAIADTAGGNNIAAPYVKNWGPINPEKFLTAKPDVIVISGTENGHKDKPGIMAMGIGISQADAQRRLAGFVKRKGWTDIPAVKNKRVYGIYHTASRSIADLASAQFIAKTLYPQQFADIDPNKTYLDFYRKYLPVVPDGTFYIRLK, from the coding sequence ATGAACAAACGCGCTTTATTTGCCGCCCTCGCCCTCCTGCCCCTTTTTGCCCAAGCCGAAATCAAAACTATCAAAGACGTATTGGGACGCGAAGTCAAAGTCGATGTCCCTGTCAAACGCGCGGTTTTGGCGTTTTACTATCCCGACTATATCGCGGTAACGGGCGCGGACAAATTTAAAAACGTCATCGGCATTTCGCGTGAGTTTTGGGAGAAATTCAATCCCGGCAGCTGGGCGATGTTCAAACAGAAGCTGCCTACGCTGCAAAACATTGCGGACATCGGCAACATCAGCACCGGCACGTTTTCACTGGAGAAAACGCTCGCGCTCAAGCCGGACGTATTGATTCTGGCCGACTGGCAGTATAAGGCCGTCGCCACCCACCTGCCGCGCATTGAAGCGGCAGGCATACCCGTCGTCGTGGTCGATTTCAACGCCGAAACCGTCGCGCGGCACACGCGCAGTGCGGAAATTTTCGGCGAACTCAACGGTACGCAGGCGCGCGCCCAAAAAATTGCCGCCGAATACGCCCGAGGCATTGCCGACATCCAAAAACGCGTCGCGCGCGCCAAGCAGTCCAAACCGAAAATCTATATCGAGTTCGGCGACAAAGGCCCGTCCGAATACAGCTACACCTTCGGCAAAGATATGTGGGGCGCGATTGCCGACACAGCAGGCGGCAACAATATCGCCGCGCCTTACGTTAAAAACTGGGGACCGATAAACCCTGAAAAATTCCTGACGGCCAAACCCGACGTCATCGTCATTTCGGGGACGGAAAACGGCCATAAAGACAAGCCTGGCATTATGGCGATGGGTATAGGCATCAGCCAGGCCGATGCGCAACGCCGCCTGGCCGGATTTGTCAAACGCAAAGGCTGGACAGACATTCCTGCCGTCAAAAACAAACGCGTTTACGGCATCTACCACACCGCCTCCCGCTCGATCGCCGATTTGGCCAGCGCGCAATTTATCGCCAAAACCCTGTATCCGCAGCAGTTTGCCGACATAGACCCAAACAAGACCTATCTGGACTTCTACCGCAAATACCTGCCCGTCGTGCCGGACGGTACATTTTACATCCGATTGAAATAG
- the gltX gene encoding glutamate--tRNA ligase produces the protein MTVKTRFAPSPTGYLHIGGVRTALFSWAFARHHKGEFLLRIEDTDLARSTAESVNIILDGMKWVGLNYDNADNVVYQTRRFDRYKEVIAELLEKGHAYYCYCSKEELEAMREKAEKEGTATYDRRWRPEEGKTLPEIPADVQPVVRFKTPLDGVTQWTDLVKGEISIPNEALDDLIIARADGTPTYNFCVVVDDYDMGVTHVIRGDDHVNNTPKQINILKAIGANLPEYGHLPMILNEQGKKISKRSGDTVAITDFGAMGILPEAMLNYLARLGWAHGDDEFFTMEQFIEWFDLKDVSPSPSRMDLKKLYWTNGEHIKITANEKLAEMVKPRLALRDIHETSKPALEDVLALVKDRAQDLNTLADECLYFYVKQTPAEADVQKHWDDEAAARMLRFAERLEGLEDWNAEAIHDLFKPFCDEEGIKMGKLGMPLRLAVCGTAKTPSVDAVLALIGKEEVLKRIRS, from the coding sequence ATGACCGTCAAAACCCGTTTCGCCCCCAGCCCCACCGGCTACCTGCACATCGGCGGCGTACGCACCGCCTTGTTTTCATGGGCGTTTGCCCGCCATCATAAAGGCGAGTTCCTATTGCGTATCGAAGACACCGACTTGGCGCGCTCTACTGCCGAATCCGTCAATATCATCCTCGACGGCATGAAATGGGTCGGCCTGAACTACGACAACGCCGACAACGTCGTTTACCAAACCCGCCGTTTCGACCGCTACAAAGAAGTCATTGCCGAACTTTTAGAAAAAGGCCATGCCTACTACTGCTATTGCAGCAAAGAAGAGCTGGAAGCCATGCGCGAGAAAGCCGAAAAAGAAGGCACGGCGACTTACGACCGCCGCTGGCGTCCGGAAGAAGGCAAAACCCTGCCCGAAATCCCTGCCGACGTGCAACCTGTTGTCCGTTTCAAAACACCTTTGGACGGTGTTACCCAATGGACAGACTTGGTCAAAGGCGAAATCTCCATTCCCAACGAAGCGCTTGACGACCTGATTATCGCCCGCGCCGATGGCACGCCGACTTACAACTTCTGCGTCGTGGTGGACGATTACGATATGGGCGTTACCCACGTTATCCGCGGTGATGACCATGTGAACAACACCCCGAAACAAATCAACATCTTAAAAGCCATCGGCGCAAATCTGCCCGAATACGGCCACCTGCCCATGATTCTTAACGAACAAGGAAAAAAAATCTCCAAACGCAGCGGCGATACCGTTGCCATTACCGACTTTGGCGCAATGGGTATCCTGCCCGAAGCCATGCTCAACTATCTGGCACGCTTGGGCTGGGCGCACGGCGACGATGAATTCTTCACGATGGAACAATTCATCGAATGGTTTGATTTGAAAGACGTTTCCCCGTCTCCAAGCCGTATGGACTTGAAAAAACTCTACTGGACTAACGGCGAACACATCAAAATCACCGCTAACGAAAAACTGGCCGAAATGGTGAAACCGCGTCTCGCTCTGCGCGATATCCATGAAACAAGCAAGCCTGCTTTGGAAGACGTGTTGGCATTGGTCAAAGACCGCGCCCAAGACCTGAACACGCTTGCCGACGAGTGCCTCTACTTCTACGTCAAACAAACCCCTGCCGAAGCAGACGTGCAAAAACACTGGGACGACGAAGCCGCCGCCCGTATGCTGCGCTTTGCCGAACGCCTCGAAGGGCTGGAAGACTGGAATGCCGAAGCCATCCACGACCTCTTCAAACCTTTCTGCGACGAAGAAGGCATCAAAATGGGCAAACTCGGTATGCCCCTGCGCCTCGCTGTCTGCGGTACGGCAAAAACCCCAAGCGTCGATGCCGTATTGGCATTAATCGGCAAAGAAGAAGTGTTGAAACGGATCCGTTCGTAA
- a CDS encoding DUF2167 domain-containing protein, translating to MMKSNHLAYAVLAALLSIQTLPASAANADTASAVEASGQEAQQASDSIANYVDDEIVQGPATVDLGNQAKLKLPAKMVFVKKNRANAMMREAGNATDPNRYGLILPESENEDGDTNWMVDLTFTDSGYIKDDDAKEWDVEAMLEQLKEGTEEQNKERASRNLPELETRGWVEKPQYDAKTHRLIWSIDVLNKNEPDPNPAINYNTFQLGREGYIELTMITDLKSIDQYKPIVQELLGNIEFNEGKRYSDFNAATDKVAEYGLAALVGGIAAKKLGLLALAGALLAKFGKLIIFGAVAAGALFKGLWRKKDKNKPNEEE from the coding sequence ATGATGAAAAGCAACCATCTCGCCTATGCCGTTTTGGCAGCCCTACTATCTATCCAAACCCTGCCGGCTTCTGCAGCCAACGCTGATACCGCTTCTGCCGTCGAGGCATCCGGGCAAGAAGCGCAACAAGCCTCAGACTCTATCGCGAACTACGTTGATGACGAGATCGTCCAAGGCCCGGCAACCGTTGATTTGGGCAATCAGGCCAAACTGAAACTGCCTGCAAAAATGGTCTTTGTGAAAAAAAATCGCGCCAACGCTATGATGAGGGAAGCAGGTAACGCCACAGATCCCAACCGCTACGGCCTGATTCTCCCCGAGTCGGAAAACGAGGACGGTGATACTAATTGGATGGTAGACCTAACCTTTACCGATTCCGGCTATATCAAAGACGATGATGCCAAAGAATGGGATGTTGAAGCCATGCTCGAGCAGCTGAAAGAAGGCACCGAGGAACAAAATAAAGAGCGTGCCTCCCGCAACCTGCCGGAATTGGAAACACGCGGCTGGGTAGAAAAACCGCAATATGATGCAAAGACCCATCGTCTGATTTGGTCGATTGACGTTCTGAATAAAAACGAACCCGATCCCAATCCTGCCATCAACTACAATACTTTCCAGCTGGGACGCGAAGGCTATATTGAATTGACTATGATCACCGATTTGAAAAGCATAGATCAATACAAACCTATTGTGCAAGAATTGTTGGGTAATATCGAATTCAATGAAGGCAAGCGCTACAGCGATTTCAATGCCGCAACCGACAAAGTGGCTGAATACGGACTGGCTGCCTTGGTTGGCGGTATCGCTGCAAAAAAACTGGGATTATTAGCTTTGGCCGGCGCATTACTGGCTAAATTCGGCAAACTGATTATTTTCGGTGCTGTTGCAGCAGGTGCATTGTTTAAAGGCCTATGGCGCAAAAAAGATAAAAACAAACCGAACGAAGAAGAATAA